In Bactrocera neohumeralis isolate Rockhampton chromosome 5, APGP_CSIRO_Bneo_wtdbg2-racon-allhic-juicebox.fasta_v2, whole genome shotgun sequence, the genomic window ACACTAATAACAATTGTGGATCAAGCGTTTGGCAGCAGCGCACACGCTTTTCTGCTTGCTTTGCTTTTCACCcaatgtacttcagaaagacaaacgtATATCAAACACTAACACTAAGATTATTTTGAACTGACATTTGGCACAAACAGTCATACCAATAAGAAAACAAGTCttaagtcttactattttttgcccacagtaataTTCATTTACAATTTCTGCCTGACTctaattttttacacaatttaatttttttcacttaaaaaacatttttttttgtttagttttttgtttatttttttgttttatataaaagaaaaacagaaaaccAAAAACATTCAACGCATACACTTTGATTTCCGTTGTAGAACAGAACCGGCGCGAATTTAACATCAACTGAGTCAGACCAATTGACGATGTTGTTATTTATGGTATTGCCAGCTGTTAAGTTAACATATCGCTGTTACGAAGTAAGATGTGTTACAGAGTTGAGTAGTTGGCTGGTTGTTTGTTGGTGGTCGGCGACATTTTCGTGCGACACTGTGTTGGTCAAGCGACTGTTAAGGAGCATTGTTCTAGATGGTGGCACAAACTCGCTAGCTCAGCTGTGCAGGATAAAGgatgtattattataaatttatatacatgaatgtgtatacatatgtatgccagcTTGGAAGCTACAGACCAGCTAAGTCTGTGCAACAGTTTGTTAATAGCGTGCCACGAACGAGTTAAAAAGTGTGGCTGCTCAGTTAAGTCTTTACATACGACAAAACGAAAAGAGCTACAACTTATACATAACCTGTAAAAATATAGCAGAAAACTTACTCTTCAAGTAATTTCAATAATCTCAAGCCACCTCTAAAAAACTATTTTGCTACACAATGACAAAAAGGAAAAGTTATTTAAGCTATGCACtgacaaaattttttggttgagAAGGAAAAGATTTTAAagcttcaatttaaaaatttgcagaTAAGGATTAAACGTAAATGGTTTTAATTCTTCAATCGCTTCGGATTAACGGAAGGATAGGAACTAAAGCTATAACCAACTCCAAGATCAGAGCTTTATATTGAAGCCAAACTGTAACACTGGGCAATCACAGACTCCTTGGTACAAACAGTACTATAGGTACTGATAAGAGCCAAATTTCCAAGTCAAACTCATCGCACTTAAAATCAGTACCTTTTGGCTCTTATTCTCCGCTTGAATAAATGctaaaatagaaaaagaaacaGACCGGATATTGGATTCATATATTATTCTCTTATATGAACTGATCCTTTATCATACGGCTGAACTCCTGTCGATAAGAATACAATAGAGCCTAACAAACCCAGTCGGTGCCGAAGTATTTCGCCTTCAgttttaatcaaaattcaaataggCTCTCTGAGATTATCTTCTTCTATGAATACTCCAAAAAGGATTCAGCATGTCCCAACAATCCATTCAATACCTTAATTATGAAAAGAGAAGCTCTTTTTTCCCCTCCTTCCTAAGCAACTGTTAATGCAACTTTAATGCCACTGTTagcgaaaaattttattaacacagGTAACCAgagaatgttaataaaataacaaataaaatttattaacattctctcttctattttaataaaataataaataaaatttacttacaTTCTCTGTTAGTACTCAAAAAGATATAACTCAACATTTGCGCCTTCTCTATTTATTAACTTTCTCCGGCGCAACGTATTAAGAACATCAACTGCGTCAGAGTTGGAGCGCCAGTAAATAGCAGTTTGTTAATATTGCCGAATGTAAACACTGTTAAGATATTGCAGACCATCTGTTATTGCACAAAGGCCACCTGTTAAACTTGGAATGTAATAAAAGTATGTTGGAGAGCAACAAATGCTTTACAGAATTTATAAGAAGGAACATCAAAGATGGAGTATTCATGCTATGATACATGcatcatgtacatacatatgtatgtatacatgtaaatAGCCAAGCTTTAAGTACATATTCAACTGGCCATCAAATAGCAATTTCTCTGCACAAGTATACCTTCAAAATGGTAACTAATTATACCTAGGACTAATTATATTAGGACAAAATTGTGAACATTTGTATTTCAACTACTGAAACACGCTGAATTGAAATGACCTTTGGCAAGTGCCAACTGTAATACTGTCTAATTAATTATAATGAACATGGTATTTagtattttggtatatttttaaaaccgcATAATGAGTACAGCTGTATGATTGCAAATAAGAATTAATTGAAAACTAATTATATTCTAATTATCAATATTCATTTATAAGTTAAATATTTCATCTGGCAATTTCGCTAACATAACCCATACAGGAGTATAATGAAaggatatactatacatacatatacacaagccTGCATACACTTAAGGACGCTacaatgaaatatatgtatgtacaagcagATTCCAAACATTTGAGAGCAAAACAGCAACGCTAACctataattttccaaaagaacttacatacatgtgtgcAATTATAATTACCCATTGCCCAGGACCTGTTACAGCTCCTTTACAAGCACACCCAAATATGCTCGCGTGGCATGCTTAGCAGTACTTGTTTGCGTGCATAGCGCTACAGCTTCCGGTGTCGATTTCCATAACCAACTTCAAAAATCAAACTAACTCTTGCACATAATGAATGTCCACAATTAACTCTAAATCTCAAAATAACTCTTGCACATAATGAATATCACTTCCTTTCACAATATTCAACATTTATTtgacacttttttttatatatttaaatatttcttaatttgaaacaaaaaaggtATCGCTTACTGCtaaagttcaaaataatatCCGCTTTGACAAGTTCGTTAATATTGGCGATCAGCTGTTGCTTAGAAAATCAAGAACAGGGTGCTTCACATGAAtgaatgataaaatttttttaaacttaaattaaaaaaaatattatatttttatttttaattctaacaATAACGGTATTATTTAATAACACAAAGCAAGTAACtgcattttacattttttacacgAATTTTCCTCAATTACGTTAATTAGTACTAACACCGCTTAGttaattttctttatctttCCGAAGCTTGTTTgcgttattaaaatttcttttgtgctGATTTCACATAGTGAGTTGCTTAAGGTCATattaaaatgcacacacacacacttttttgtcacaaaggaaatttaataacaattgtTGGTGTGTTAAACATGAATAAGCGCTGTCAAACAAAAGAATGCGTAGCAGAAAGTATTCGGCGTGACATTTTAATTACAGcgcattttaataaaagaaaaaatatgtgaaaagcacataaagggaaataaatttaagaatttaataagtaaaaataattaaacagtgAAAATTGCTTATGTTATGCACCCTGTGAAAATGCACTGATGCTGTTGCGCAGCTTCTATCACTTTTGACATTTACATTTAAAGGTGAATTGTGCGCAATTATAATTTGAATGGCTATTAATTAAAGATTGTGATATAATGTGTAAAATGCTAAACAAATTaacatgtattaaaaaataaattgtgaaaataacaataacacgaTAGAAAAGTCATTGTGCAACACTTGTATAAAAGGAAAAAGTATCCCAGCTGAAGATAAGAAGCCGATTACCATAACTTTCTATGCAGAATTTAGTCACTTCAGGAGTATAACTTGCACCTTTATGATTTGGTAACTTCCAGGTAATAAGCTTTAGATTTCATGTTTGTATcgctaaaattgttttcactaaTTCTAACTCATTCAGTCAAATACTCACGGTCGGCATCAAAAAACAAGTACTGTCTGAGTTTGTTATCTATTTCCGATTTCTGAATCTAATTATTCGGTTGTATATTTCTGAAAAAGCACTCCAGTTCTGTTGAAATGTGGAAAAAGCATAAGTCTGCTCGAATAGCTTCAGCAGCTCAAAAGAATATAAGATTACGGCTTGAGTGTGTTACTAAGCAAGAAACAGAAGAAACTAAAGAAAATTGTACCGGATGTGCCTTCTAACGGAAATTCGGATTATCGCTACTCTTGACTAGACTGCTTTGCATTATAGCGGCAATCCAGAGAAGAGCAGCAGTAATTTCTGATAAAAGTAAACAGTAATTCACGCATAAAAGTTAATGTAACTACTCATAtgaagcttttgtttaaatatgtgaaagttTTTGAGTAGCATTTTCCGTTACTTGGCGTAAATAGCTTTACTTATCACattctatattaaaaaaaaacaaaagttagagCCGTGGGTGTCAGTGAAACTaaagcatatttgtatgttaacgagcctttaagaaaaaatacctTGCACagggtatatttttttatttaacacgaAGTTAGTAGCAACCAGAAGGAAACGTAACACACTTTTTAAAGTGTAAACATAAATGATCAATGTGAAGAGCTAACTAGTTGATTTATCCAAGCCCGTATGTTTGcctgtatatacacaaatgtaAAAAGTCTCAAGTGCAATACAccacagaaaaataaaattactttattaaatGAACTTTACAATTGAATAACCAAATATCAACATGATGCCACTGTTTTACTTTGTTTTCTAGGCGCATATCTGGTAGCGTTCACAACATTTTGGGTATGGCGCGTTCTCATCTTTAGGATCGCCCCATTCGCAGCCTTCTGAGGGCCTATGGATACcgcaactaaaaaaaaaagtaggagAGTGGAATTAGTTTAGGTAAGTAAATACAAAGTTTGTACTTCGTCCACATAACTTCTTACGCTGCAATTCTCAATTATTTAACCTTTAATTTGATAATATATGCACTTAATGTGAGCTTAGAAAAGTTCGAACAGCACGCTCTTCTCACTACTTCTGCTGTTAGCAAGTATAGAGCTATGCAAATTGTATTTATTACATAACGGTACACTCGATCTTCACAGCAATTTCACGGAAAACCCTTGCCTGTCTCCTAGATTTTAAGCACAATGCATTTGTATCACAGTcatctaaaaataaattgtagcCGGAAGGGACTGACGTTGTAATTTCACTCTAAAAAGTAACTTCAACTTTgttaatatcaattttttctttttttcttagaaGCATGAAAGAGAAAGTCATTCCCTTTCCTGTTTTGGCGTTGTCTCAATCTCTAAAACTAAATAATACTAATAGACTTCATCTTACTTATCTTGTACTCACATGGCAATTTCGACAACACCCTCTCTATTTAAACAATCATAGCGCCCACAAAACTCCGTCGATATCTCAGATTCACCTGGTGAGAGGATAACTGTCTCATTGAGCGTGCACTTGCCGGGATGCGCTGATTGGCAGTTGGACgaaagataataataaaagttaaatctACTTTAGTATTCTTCagtttatatacttatttttttactcaCCATCGTCGCGATAAGAGCGATGCGCCTTCGTCGTCGCCTCTATTAACTGTCCTCCAGCAAGTAATGCGCATAGCCAACAGATACCGTAATACATCTCGTATATTTCGTGTACGCTATTCTCGAAGCAAATACAACGACTGAGCTACGGCGATCATTTGTCTCTCATTTTAAAGGACAGAATGTATAAAATAAGTgcttaattttgtatatacatacatacttacaagtatatacaatgctatataatatttacattaaattaatgTTTAGCATTAATCATGACTGCTAATGAGTGTTTAACGTAACAGACTCAAACTTCTTTACCAATATTATCTCCACACTGAGCGAGAGGGGTAAATGTGAATGAATTTAGGATGAGTTACTAATTCTGGATGCTATAATTGATAATTAATTATTAGCTATTAAGAGACCTAAtgaatacagggtttgtccggaaagttaaaagactgattttcttccgccacgGCTGTATTTCGGAGCGCGCGTAACGGCTGGATTCGATAGAgtgcgttcctagctaacgaacgagcggctggtcagttgtctccgagcacctggagagtcagaacaaatattatcgcgcgacgtgtttctgtgagtggtgtaagcctgaaaatgcagcgttcgttagagcagaggtacgcgattaaattctatgtgaaacttggtaaatctgcgacagagacgtttgatatgatcaagctgTCTTATCCAGATGTAGCTATAGCATGAGgcggtgtgtttcggtggcaccaggtctttttggagggccgagaAGAGGTCGGTGATAAAGACCGTGTTGGGAGACCTGGGATTTCGACAAACACCgtcaatgtgactcgtgtgcgtaaagttttgaactcagaccgtcgactaagtattcaattagttgcccagatgttaaatttatcaaaatctgtggttcatgacaaaACATCTGTGGTTCAAAGTGACGACCATTGTGAGAAAATTTGAACACTTTTTGAACACCGgtgtcaacaactgataaggtgacgttgcgagttttcgagagaaaagttctgcgaaagatttatggtcctttgcgcgttgaccacggcggatatcgcattcgatggaaagaTTAGCTGTATGAGatgtatgacgacattgacatagttcagcgaattaaaaggcagcggctacgctggctaggccatgttgtccgaatggacgaaaacactccagctctgaaattattcgacgctgtacccgccgggggaaacagaggaagaggaagacctccactccgttggaaggaccaggtggagaagtacctggctgcgcttggaatatccaataagcgccacgtagcgaaaagaagaaacgactggctgcgcttggaatatccaattagcgccacgtagcgaaaagaagaaacgactggcgcgtcattgttaactcggctataatcgtgtaagcggtgtctaccccaattaagaagaagaatcacCGGTGACAAGTcttggatctttgagtatgatcccgagacaaagagcTTAGAAGGGATCCAGCATGCACCATCGACGCAgaaagagcctattttgaaagtttttaaaggattgtaacgattggtttaatatttttttttaatcgactcagtcctattactttccggacaaagcCTGTATATCCAGTATATCGATTAACTCCTCGCAAAGTGTAAACAAGGTATATTCTATATACTCATTGAGCTTTCACATGGCCTGCCGAGATATTGGAGCTGTTAGATATAACTTACtagttattatatatttgttcaTTTTTTCTGTGGGAACTTTTATCTACGCTACAACCCACAAAATTGTATTCATCTACTCAGAATAGATGACTATAGTAATCACCCTGTatattcataattattattttcaaccgAAGCCCTTAACCCGATGGCGAGAGTCAGAGATAGACAGTGAAAGGCAGAGTATTAAAACACCAAACGTTGCAGGTTCATATTCTCAAATGATAGTTCTTACGTCACTGGCTGTGTTTGTCTCCTAGATGGAATCTCAACCGTGATTGTTCGATCCATTTCAATtgaaattacattttcttaTTGTGACATTTTTGAGCCTAAGTCACAAATCTCCACCTCAAGGGCTCTATTCAGTACAGAAATGCTATAAATCCTTTTTAAGCTGAGCTTCAGCTGAGCTTATTTCTGACTtcgaagtataaaaaaattaaggagaCCATATTTCCAGCAAAATTTTTCGCATTGTTCTTATTGAAACATTTACCTTGATCTTACGAAAAAACGATAACCGATAACAGTCGTTTCCAAGACAgttgggtctacgtaaccgcAACGGATCCGCATTTTTATTGGGTCAAGAACTTTTCACTCCGCaacattcttcaaaattatttaggGAATGTCGGCTACCAGTACAATAAACATTATTCCAAAACTAATAACATAGACGAAATTAATATAGTTTCACAAGCTATTAGCCCTGTTGGAGATTTACACTGTGCCGTTTCCGGAATTTATAGTTCTATGATGCCTTTAATGACAACTTAACCTTTAACAATGctcaaattttgcacacattttggATCAGTCTTCAAAAGTTGgtcataatatatttattatggcAGGACGTTACAGCCGAATTCCTTAGGTGTATGACTACCATTTTGTCATCGGACCAAATTGGTTCCAAAGCAATATCAAGCCGCCGTCTGACCTCTATGGCGAAAAAGCTCACCATGGAATCAATCAGTGATTCAGGGGCGTTTCAAAATTTGTAGAATGCTCTATAGGTCTCGTAAATTTAGATACGGACGCCACATTAAAGAGGTTATGTTCGATCACTACACTGCTACACAGGAAATGTTATTATTTCCTATGTTATTGAATGTTCCTacaacaacttttcaaacatgcCACTATTAGTATTGTAATACTAAGGTACAGAGAAAAGCTATCAGCGCAGTCCACTAAGTTCAACGAAGACACCCTTAAATGATTGAACACAACCAGACCCTTGCCGATCAATAAGTGAAAATCGAAACTGTACGCGGAGCAATCATATCACTAACGGACACGTGAGTTTTACACCAAAGCGAGTTGTCTCATTAAAAACGGTTCAAAAACTTGTGTAACCCAGTGCGGAAACTAAGTGTGTCGCTTTCATTTAGAAACGCAGAAGTCTTTCGAACAAGAAAAATGTTGTTCCTTAGAAGGTGTTTTAAGTCGTAAGAGTCAAGGAGAGACAAAACCACTGGTACAAACAGCAGACCAACGATCTATAGAAGCAGTGGACTTCAGCAACAAGTCTTCTCTGAAAAATACGCAGACTGTTCTATGGTCCGAAAAGGGGATAACCATTGTCTACCAGAATTCGCAACTTGTGATCTTCATCGAAACTTGAAGAAGAACAAAATGGTTACAGGGCTCTACTGTACACATTTATAGGGATTTTCAAACTAATCGCAGATAAGATGACCCTTTTCGGTGAAGAAAAAGTGATATTCCACTATGACAACTCATTACCTCACAGCTCTGCCGTCGTCACGACCAAATAGACCAAACTAGGCTTTGAATTGCTGAGAAATATACCGTATTTTCTAGTTTCGGTACCGAAAGACTTTCCTTTGCTTCCAGAcgtgaaaaagtcacacggcgCGCAAAAATTTTAGTCGTTTGAAAATGTTATCGTCACCAGGcctcccaaaatttttttcgtacCGGTTAATAAAGTAGGAGAATAGCTGGCCATTTTTTCCAAATCCTcgtttttctaaatatttattggaCCGTCCTTGTGTGTTAAAATTCCAATGCCGAATATGCTATGGAATCCCCAACTAACGCCTCTTTTTACAATTTctgaaatttagaaaaacctGTATAACCTTTGAAACCCTCAAATAAGACAACACGATTTTATTTCCTCCAAAAccactttatttaaataccGAGTTCCATACGTACAAATTATATTAGAAAATCGTAAATGCAAtaaaccataaaaataaaatcactttattaaACAAA contains:
- the LOC126758456 gene encoding uncharacterized protein LOC126758456 is translated as MYYGICWLCALLAGGQLIEATTKAHRSYRDDAHPGKCTLNETVILSPGESEISTEFCGRYDCLNREGVVEIAICGIHRPSEGCEWGDPKDENAPYPKCCERYQICA